One genomic window of Streptomyces sp. WP-1 includes the following:
- the cyc2 gene encoding germacradienol/geosmin synthase Cyc2, whose translation MTQPFELPHFYMPFPARLNPHLDEARAHSTAWAREMGMLEGSGIWDQADLDAHDYGLLCAYTHPDCDGAALSLITDWYVWVFFFDDHFLDMFKRTQDRAAGKAHLDRLPLFMPIDPQAPVPEPENPVEAGLKDLWARTVPAMSVDWRRRFSVSTEHLLNESMWELSNINEGRIANPVEYIEMRRKVGGAPWSAGLVEYATAEVPAAVAETRPLRVLMETFADAVHLRNDLFSYQREVEDEGENSNGVLVLETFFGCTTQQAADTVNDILTSRLHQFEHTALTEVPAIALEHGLTPAETGAIAAYAKGLQDWQSGGHEWHLRSSRYMNKGARSDSPWRLPSGPGTSAAHIGALLASAAHERLRAYSHVPHQKVGPSILPEFHMPFALELSPHLDATRRNLRAWCDRMGILQEGVWDEDKLRAYDLALCSAGLDPDATPEALDLSAQWLAFGTYGDDYYPLVYGHRRDLAAARLTTARLSACMPVDGEPPLVPGNAMERSLGDLWARTTAPMSTGQRRTLKQAVDTMTESWVWELSNQLQNRVPDPVDYLEMRRATFGSDLTLSLCRMGRGPAVPPEVYRSGPVRSLENAAIDYACLLNDIFSYQKEIEYEGEIHNAVLVVQNFFGVDYPTALGVVHDLTTQRMRQFEHVVAHELPVLYDDFGLSPQARTAMDGYVDDLRNWLAGILNWHRSVDRYKDAWLSRRAHGFLPDRPPVRPLLTPG comes from the coding sequence ATGACGCAGCCGTTCGAACTCCCGCACTTCTACATGCCGTTCCCCGCGCGGCTCAATCCGCACCTCGACGAGGCACGCGCCCATTCCACCGCGTGGGCCCGCGAGATGGGCATGCTGGAGGGCTCCGGGATCTGGGACCAGGCCGACCTGGACGCGCACGACTACGGGCTGCTGTGCGCCTACACCCACCCCGACTGCGACGGCGCCGCCCTCTCGCTGATCACCGACTGGTACGTGTGGGTGTTCTTCTTCGACGACCACTTCCTGGACATGTTCAAGCGGACCCAGGACCGCGCCGCCGGCAAGGCCCACCTCGACCGGCTGCCGCTGTTCATGCCGATCGACCCCCAGGCCCCCGTGCCCGAGCCGGAGAACCCCGTCGAGGCGGGTCTGAAGGACCTGTGGGCGCGTACGGTGCCCGCGATGTCGGTGGACTGGCGCCGCCGCTTCTCGGTGTCCACCGAGCATCTGCTCAACGAGTCGATGTGGGAGCTGTCCAACATCAACGAGGGGCGGATCGCCAACCCCGTCGAGTACATCGAGATGCGCCGCAAGGTGGGCGGGGCGCCCTGGTCCGCCGGGCTCGTGGAGTACGCGACCGCCGAGGTGCCCGCCGCCGTCGCGGAGACCAGGCCGCTGCGGGTGCTCATGGAGACCTTCGCCGACGCCGTCCACCTGCGCAACGACCTGTTCTCCTACCAGCGCGAGGTCGAGGACGAGGGCGAGAACAGCAACGGCGTGCTCGTCCTGGAGACCTTCTTCGGCTGCACCACCCAGCAGGCCGCCGACACCGTCAACGACATCCTCACCTCACGCCTTCACCAGTTCGAGCACACCGCGCTCACCGAGGTGCCCGCGATCGCCCTGGAGCACGGCCTCACCCCGGCCGAGACGGGCGCGATCGCCGCCTACGCCAAGGGACTCCAGGACTGGCAGAGCGGCGGCCACGAATGGCATCTGCGCTCCAGCCGCTACATGAACAAGGGCGCGCGCAGCGACTCGCCCTGGCGGCTGCCGAGCGGCCCCGGCACCTCCGCCGCGCACATCGGCGCCCTGCTCGCCTCCGCCGCGCACGAGCGGCTGCGCGCCTACTCGCATGTGCCCCACCAGAAGGTCGGGCCCTCGATCCTGCCCGAGTTCCACATGCCGTTCGCCCTGGAGCTCAGCCCGCACCTGGACGCCACCCGCCGCAACCTGCGCGCCTGGTGCGACCGGATGGGCATCCTCCAGGAGGGCGTCTGGGACGAGGACAAGCTGCGCGCCTACGACCTCGCCCTGTGCTCCGCCGGACTCGACCCGGACGCCACCCCGGAGGCCCTCGACCTCAGCGCCCAGTGGCTCGCCTTCGGCACCTACGGCGACGACTACTACCCCCTGGTGTACGGCCATCGCCGGGACCTGGCCGCCGCCCGCCTCACCACCGCCCGGCTGTCGGCCTGCATGCCCGTCGACGGCGAGCCCCCGCTGGTGCCCGGCAACGCCATGGAACGCTCCCTGGGTGACCTGTGGGCCCGCACCACCGCCCCGATGAGCACCGGGCAGCGGCGCACCCTCAAGCAGGCCGTGGACACCATGACCGAGAGCTGGGTGTGGGAGCTGTCCAACCAGCTCCAGAACCGCGTCCCCGACCCGGTCGACTACCTGGAGATGCGCCGCGCCACCTTCGGCTCCGACCTCACCCTGAGCCTGTGCCGGATGGGCCGGGGCCCCGCGGTCCCGCCGGAGGTCTACCGCAGCGGCCCGGTGCGCTCCCTGGAGAACGCCGCCATCGACTACGCCTGCCTGCTCAACGACATCTTCTCGTACCAGAAGGAGATCGAGTACGAGGGCGAGATCCACAACGCCGTCCTGGTGGTGCAGAACTTCTTCGGCGTCGACTACCCGACCGCGCTCGGCGTCGTCCACGACCTGACCACCCAGCGCATGCGGCAGTTCGAACACGTGGTCGCCCACGAACTGCCCGTGCTGTACGACGACTTCGGGCTCTCCCCGCAGGCCCGCACGGCGATGGACGGTTACGTCGACGACCTGCGGAACTGGCTCGCGGGGATCCTCAACTGGCACCGCAGCGTGGACCGTTACAAGGACGCCTGGCTGTCCCGGCGCGCCCACGGCTTCCTGCCCGACCGCCCGCCCGTGCGCCCGCTCCTCACTCCGGGCTGA
- a CDS encoding multicopper oxidase domain-containing protein, whose translation MSEYPNDHQTTQRWYHDHEQWSFLDLAPIVHPMHIHLADFQLLGRDAHDVSGFDPAAGGTRAPIRHDAGTAIPLAPNEQGYKDVFRVPGGQPLRVMGLRRGARRRPRRAHGLSRP comes from the coding sequence CTGTCGGAGTACCCGAACGACCACCAGACGACCCAGCGGTGGTACCACGACCACGAGCAGTGGAGCTTCCTCGACCTCGCGCCCATCGTGCACCCCATGCACATCCACCTGGCCGACTTCCAGCTGCTGGGCCGGGACGCCCACGACGTCTCCGGCTTCGACCCGGCGGCCGGCGGCACCCGCGCCCCGATCCGCCACGACGCGGGCACCGCGATCCCGCTCGCGCCCAACGAGCAGGGGTACAAGGACGTCTTCAGGGTGCCCGGCGGCCAGCCGCTGCGGGTCATGGGCCTTCGACGGGGCGCACGACGGCGGCCACGGAGGGCACATGGGCTGAGCCGACCCTGA
- a CDS encoding PDZ domain-containing protein: MEHTALRPRPLPGRGPRTGGGPRTGGGPAHHPHAASRRVRRLRTLLLGVCAGTLLVLSGVGIGAVGATVLGAGQSAEPHPPAAAPPARDSGPKATLGVEAVDYGSPGALVVGVHTPGPGSRAGLARGDVLLQFGGARVDTAADLAGAVARARPGSEILLTVRHSGGGFQQLTVVPGVVT; encoded by the coding sequence ATGGAACACACTGCGTTGCGGCCCAGGCCGCTGCCCGGCCGGGGCCCCCGCACGGGCGGCGGCCCTCGCACGGGCGGCGGCCCCGCCCACCATCCGCACGCCGCGTCCCGGCGCGTACGGCGGCTGCGGACCCTGCTGCTCGGCGTCTGCGCGGGCACCCTGCTGGTGCTGTCCGGCGTGGGCATCGGCGCGGTCGGCGCCACGGTGCTCGGCGCGGGGCAGAGCGCCGAACCGCACCCCCCGGCCGCGGCCCCGCCCGCGCGGGACAGCGGACCCAAGGCCACCCTGGGCGTGGAGGCCGTCGACTACGGCAGCCCGGGCGCGCTGGTGGTGGGTGTGCACACGCCCGGCCCCGGCTCCCGGGCGGGCCTGGCCCGCGGCGACGTCCTGCTCCAGTTCGGCGGCGCCCGCGTCGACACCGCCGCCGACCTGGCCGGGGCCGTCGCCCGCGCCCGCCCCGGCAGCGAGATCCTGCTCACCGTGCGGCACAGCGGCGGCGGATTCCAGCAGCTGACGGTGGTGCCGGGCGTGGTGACCTGA
- a CDS encoding alpha/beta fold hydrolase gives MNSFVLPHEVHGDGAHRVFAVHGWFADRSAYAAVLPDLDRTSFTYVPVDLRGYGEAADAPGPYTTAQAAVDLVALADRLGWARFSVIGHSMGGAVAQRLLALAPGRLRRVVGVSPVPAAGMPLSGEQGALFTDAAHKAGNRRAIIDFTTGGRRPAAWLDRMVWTSFQRSDAKAFRAWLDSWAGEDFHAEVTGSEVPALAVAGELDPALPPELMRRTWLSWYRHGHLVALPGAGHYAMDETPLELIRVVEDFLRADGSDEA, from the coding sequence ATGAATTCCTTCGTGCTGCCCCATGAGGTGCACGGCGACGGCGCCCACCGGGTGTTCGCCGTGCACGGCTGGTTCGCCGACCGCTCCGCCTACGCGGCCGTCCTGCCGGACCTGGACCGCACCAGCTTCACGTATGTGCCGGTCGATCTGCGCGGCTACGGGGAGGCCGCGGACGCCCCGGGGCCGTATACGACGGCTCAGGCGGCCGTGGACCTGGTGGCGCTGGCCGACCGGCTGGGCTGGGCCAGGTTCTCGGTGATCGGGCACTCCATGGGCGGCGCGGTAGCCCAGCGGCTGCTCGCGCTCGCGCCCGGGCGGCTGCGCCGGGTCGTCGGCGTGTCCCCGGTGCCGGCCGCGGGGATGCCGCTCTCGGGCGAGCAGGGCGCGCTGTTCACGGACGCGGCGCACAAGGCGGGCAACCGGCGCGCGATCATCGACTTCACCACCGGCGGGCGCCGCCCGGCCGCCTGGCTGGACCGGATGGTCTGGACCTCGTTCCAGCGCAGCGACGCGAAGGCGTTCCGGGCCTGGCTGGACTCGTGGGCGGGCGAGGACTTCCACGCCGAGGTGACCGGCAGCGAGGTGCCCGCGCTGGCCGTGGCGGGCGAACTGGACCCGGCCCTGCCGCCCGAGCTGATGCGCAGGACCTGGCTGTCCTGGTACCGGCACGGCCATCTCGTCGCCCTGCCCGGGGCCGGGCACTACGCGATGGACGAGACACCGCTGGAGCTGATCCGGGTGGTGGAGGACTTCCTGCGCGCGGACGGGAGCGACGAGGCGTGA